One Streptomyces sp. NBC_00102 DNA segment encodes these proteins:
- the cpaB gene encoding Flp pilus assembly protein CpaB gives MNSRQRRGVILLLLSVLCAFGAFAGVLSVISDVNSKVGPEVSAYQLKKNIAPYTALNSSQFEKISMPERWLSANAVTDLREVQGKIAVTQLRQGSLLQSDMMVAKPELRAGEQEIAIMIDAATGVAGKITPGATVNVYATFAAEREGDPAQSKVIVANAKVLDVGKLTALEPDRDGTSFQMTQAVPITFALNTLDTQRIAYAESFAEHVRLALVAPGSDGTIRPGDRTYQLDKDK, from the coding sequence ATGAACTCCCGCCAGCGCCGTGGCGTCATACTCCTGCTCCTGTCGGTCCTGTGCGCCTTCGGCGCCTTCGCCGGGGTGCTCTCCGTGATCAGCGACGTCAACTCGAAGGTCGGACCCGAGGTCAGCGCGTACCAGCTCAAGAAGAACATCGCCCCGTACACGGCGCTGAACAGCAGCCAGTTCGAGAAGATCTCGATGCCCGAGCGCTGGCTCTCCGCCAACGCCGTGACCGACCTGCGCGAGGTGCAGGGCAAGATCGCCGTCACCCAGCTCCGCCAAGGTTCCCTGCTGCAGAGCGACATGATGGTGGCCAAACCCGAACTGCGCGCCGGTGAACAGGAGATCGCCATCATGATCGACGCTGCGACCGGTGTCGCAGGGAAGATCACCCCGGGTGCCACGGTGAACGTCTACGCCACCTTCGCCGCCGAACGGGAAGGTGACCCGGCGCAGTCGAAGGTCATCGTCGCCAACGCCAAGGTGCTCGACGTGGGCAAGCTCACCGCGCTGGAGCCGGACCGCGACGGCACCTCTTTCCAGATGACGCAGGCGGTACCGATCACCTTCGCCCTCAACACGCTGGACACCCAGCGCATCGCGTACGCCGAGTCCTTCGCGGAGCACGTACGGCTGGCGCTCGTCGCCCCCGGCAGCGACGGAACGATCCGTCCGGGCGACCGCACCTACCAGCTCGACAAGGACAAGTGA
- a CDS encoding AAA family ATPase: protein MTIRILPAVGDVDAARSVTTLLSQLPEAEPATPVGDSTQLIDTLARLAGEAFDELPEVVLVHERIGPVPALELIREVSLRFPAVGVVLITADASPALFADAMDSGARGIVTLPLSYEELVNRIQAAAQWAAGVRRHLVSGNEVFTGPGGMVVTLTGAKGGVGCTLAAVQLALAAQASGHTVALVDMDLQTGDIASYLDVQFRRSIVDLALVSEISPRVLTDAVFSHSTGLSLLLAPGDGERGEEVSDRSARQIVSALRSRYEVVVVDGGSQMNGANAAAVEMADVAVLVTTPDVVAVRGAKRIVRMWDRLQIRKAEETLTVVNRYTRGTEIQPPLIQKITGTRVAGVAVPANFKELQGVVDAGRLHELDAKSTVKQALWGLAGEIGIVKPRPGEKKNGRARNDGGSVGGPRGRRGADQGRGRTEGTR from the coding sequence ATGACCATCAGAATCCTTCCGGCCGTGGGGGACGTCGACGCGGCCAGATCCGTCACCACTCTGCTCAGCCAGCTGCCCGAAGCCGAACCGGCCACCCCGGTCGGCGACTCCACCCAGCTCATCGACACCCTCGCCCGGCTGGCCGGCGAGGCCTTCGACGAACTGCCGGAGGTCGTCCTCGTCCACGAGCGCATCGGCCCGGTCCCCGCCCTGGAGCTGATCAGGGAAGTCTCCCTGCGCTTCCCGGCGGTCGGCGTCGTCCTGATCACCGCCGACGCCAGCCCCGCGCTGTTCGCCGACGCCATGGACTCCGGCGCCCGCGGCATCGTCACCCTGCCGCTCAGCTACGAGGAACTGGTCAACCGCATCCAGGCGGCCGCCCAGTGGGCGGCCGGCGTACGGCGCCACCTCGTCTCCGGCAACGAGGTCTTCACCGGCCCCGGCGGCATGGTCGTCACCCTCACCGGCGCCAAGGGCGGCGTCGGCTGCACCCTCGCCGCCGTCCAACTCGCTCTGGCCGCACAGGCGTCCGGGCACACCGTCGCCCTCGTCGACATGGACCTGCAGACCGGCGACATCGCCTCCTACCTGGACGTCCAGTTCCGCCGGTCGATCGTCGACCTCGCCCTGGTCTCCGAGATATCGCCCCGGGTCCTCACCGACGCCGTCTTCTCCCACTCCACCGGACTCTCCCTGCTGCTCGCGCCGGGCGACGGGGAACGTGGTGAAGAGGTCAGCGACCGATCGGCCCGCCAGATCGTCAGCGCCCTGCGCTCCCGGTACGAGGTCGTCGTCGTCGACGGCGGCAGCCAGATGAACGGCGCCAACGCGGCGGCCGTCGAGATGGCGGACGTGGCCGTGCTCGTGACGACGCCCGACGTCGTCGCGGTGCGCGGCGCCAAGCGCATCGTACGGATGTGGGACCGGCTGCAGATCCGCAAGGCCGAGGAGACCCTCACCGTCGTCAACCGCTACACCCGCGGCACGGAGATCCAGCCGCCGCTGATCCAGAAGATCACCGGTACCCGCGTCGCCGGTGTGGCCGTGCCCGCCAACTTCAAGGAACTCCAGGGAGTCGTCGACGCCGGACGGCTGCACGAACTCGACGCCAAGAGCACCGTCAAGCAGGCGCTCTGGGGACTGGCCGGGGAAATCGGGATCGTCAAGCCCCGGCCGGGGGAGAAGAAGAACGGCAGGGCGCGCAACGACGGGGGCTCGGTGGGAGGCCCGCGCGGACGGCGCGGCGCGGACCAGGGCCGGGGACGGACCGAGGGGACACGTTGA
- a CDS encoding TadE family protein — translation MTTTLTHDTDIGMRRPGASSRDGRPAGPTRDGSGRADGRPARRMRDGRRLRAATGPRRDRGQTAIEFLGMTPMIILIMLVLWELALVGYTFSLAGNAADKGARAGAGAEFGSGSACRQKARENLPDAWEGNAVIRCSGGSDLYRTKVRLKVPVLVPGLFDLDVHIDGDAASPQEG, via the coding sequence ATGACCACCACGCTGACGCACGACACCGACATAGGGATGAGGCGCCCCGGCGCCTCATCCCGGGACGGGCGGCCCGCCGGACCCACGCGTGACGGGAGCGGGCGCGCCGACGGCCGGCCGGCCCGCCGGATGCGGGACGGGCGCCGGCTCCGTGCCGCGACCGGCCCCCGGCGCGACCGCGGACAGACGGCGATCGAGTTCCTGGGCATGACGCCCATGATCATCCTGATCATGCTCGTGCTCTGGGAACTCGCCCTCGTCGGTTACACCTTCAGCCTCGCCGGGAACGCCGCCGACAAGGGCGCGCGGGCCGGCGCCGGGGCGGAGTTCGGCTCGGGCTCCGCCTGCCGCCAGAAGGCGCGCGAGAACCTGCCCGACGCCTGGGAGGGGAACGCGGTCATCCGCTGCAGCGGCGGCTCCGACCTCTACCGGACGAAGGTCCGCCTCAAGGTCCCGGTCCTGGTCCCCGGCCTCTTCGACCTGGACGTGCACATCGACGGCGACGCGGCCTCGCCGCAGGAGGGCTGA
- a CDS encoding TadE/TadG family type IV pilus assembly protein, with product MTTTTSPPPTASGPSARRDRGQVAIEYLGFLPLLLLVGMLAVQLGLAAYAANQAGTAARVAARSASQDYPRGGAAQNGRDAISDWLTGSDEFRINMSGGADEVTATVRIKVPSVVPGVDWSWAERSATFPRG from the coding sequence ATGACGACCACGACGAGTCCGCCGCCCACCGCGTCCGGTCCCTCCGCACGCCGTGACCGCGGTCAGGTCGCCATCGAGTACCTCGGCTTCCTGCCGCTGCTGCTCCTGGTCGGGATGCTCGCGGTCCAGCTGGGCCTCGCGGCGTATGCGGCCAACCAGGCGGGCACCGCCGCCCGGGTCGCGGCCCGCAGCGCCAGCCAGGACTACCCGCGCGGGGGCGCCGCGCAGAACGGCCGCGACGCCATCAGCGACTGGCTCACCGGCTCCGACGAGTTCCGCATCAACATGTCCGGCGGGGCCGACGAGGTCACCGCCACCGTACGGATCAAGGTCCCGAGCGTCGTCCCCGGCGTCGACTGGTCCTGGGCCGAGCGGAGCGCCACCTTCCCCAGGGGCTGA